Genomic window (Theileria annulata chromosome 4, complete sequence, *** SEQUENCING IN PROGRESS ***):
CCAAGAACTTTATAAAGGAAACTTTGCTCCCTCACCTGGAACATAACGTGGCGTACAACTGTATGAAGTTCCCGCCAGATGTTGTGCTTCAAATAGGAATCGCGTACTCAAAATTGCCTCATTTCATCAGACAAAGAAGTATTGAGGACGCGTTGGTTGAGGCTTTTAGGTTCAGAATGACAGACTACTCTGCATCAGACTGTATACAGCTCTTGAACACATGTTTAACACTTCAGGGATTAAGATGTTTGACAGTATATGACGATATAGTTTCAAGGCTTGAGGTTCCACATATATTTAACAGTATAAACTCGCTTAACAGACTTGGGATTTGCAGTAACATTTCAAGGATCTTAAAACACTCACAAATGATCACAGACCCTGACCATACAAATTCTGAAAACACTGgaaataatacaaattcaAACACCGAATCGAGTGAAAACTCTGTAGAAAAATCTGTAAATGTGAGTGACCGgaattttgtaaaaattaatatgtaCAATGACAAGTATAATGTATCATTAATAAGGCCATGGAGTTATATCGTAAAAGGATATCGTGATAAGAAGATCGCAAGTTTGGTTGAGAGACTTTTAAGTTTTTGCGAAGAAAGGATTCTTCCACAGTTGGAGTATGATCTTAAGTCTTTTGATTCTGACGAACTGACCGATCTTTTGGGTGTTTTGGCTCAAAAAAGTGAACGTGACGGAGCCACCCTGGACTTTCCAGTAATCTCCATTTTAATGGGTAACATCATTAGGCTATACCCTACCACGTCACTACTAAACAGCCTTAGTAACCTTTCAAGCCTGTGTAGACTGAAAATAAGGCATGATAAGTTTTTATCTTTGGTTTTGGAAGATCTTAGAAACCCGCTCAAGGTCACTAACATCTACCACAAACACCTTAGCAGGTGCGTATGGTCACTTGCTAGATTTGACCTTCTGAACGATATTTTACCAGACTTGATGCCTCATATTTCAAGAAATGTGCCTAAATTTGAGCCTAGCTGTTTTGCTAGGCTTTCTCAGGTCTCCAGGTTCTACACCTTCAAAGATGAAAAGACTCACAAGGATTTTGATAACCAACTTCTTAAGGTTACATTATTTCTTCTGACTAAAATTGATACTTTTGGTCCTAAGGAGTTGACTTTTTTCATCACAGGACTCTTCTGTATGCGCCTTCTCCCAGATGAGCAGGCCTTTACCACTAGGACTCCAACAGAGATAAAGCCAAAGTTTGAGAAGGACGAAAGATATTTGACAAAGTCAAACAAGTCTTCCAACACGTTATTTGTTCTTTCGAAGGTGTTGGAGTCTCTCAGGAGGTTAGATTCAGAGTTTGACCTACTTGAGATTGAGAGACTCATCTCGACTACTCGCTCCTTCGACGAGTACGAGTATCTCTTACAGATGTTCCCAGAATCCTGGGCTAACATTATAAACCCTCCAGAAGAATctagttaattttatttcattttacaaattttatatcattaattatatttttcattatacattattattttttgtatattatatattattgtgTATATACACATCATATGTTAACATATATAGATCTTTATATAAATGACTAAATAAATAGATTTGTGATCAATTAAGTTCTAAACAATGATCTTAGGTTGtgattagttattttgCTGGCTCTTTTACACCAATAGCAGAACGCGTTCCATTTAGTCATACCTTCTGTGGGCCAATGTGTTGGATCGTGGCTTTTATACTCAATTAGATAGCCCTCACTGTAGAGTGCTAGGAAGACCATAAGGAATGCACCCACCATTTGAGCTATCACCGTATATTCAGCTCCATTACCTACCATACCAGCAAATCCAACAGCAAGTGCGATCTCAtgacacatataaaatattatagtgAGTGCAGTAGACATCTTAGGTTGATTGACAATGGAACGGGATATTTTGGAATCTCTATAGTGAAGTGAATATATGAATAGATAGGCTAGGATGATCATAGTGGGAACCACGATATCAAAGAAGTGCCAAAGATAAGCATGAACAAGATGTTGAGCTTCTTGAACGGGGTTGCATACTTCTTTTTGTTCTGTTGATCGTCCTGTGTCTTTTACGTGTGTGGATGCGTATGGTAGCCATCCTTGTAGACCAGTTTTATCATTTCCGTGCCATACGTAATTGGTTTTAGGAGACCAGTTTGCAGCAAATCTTTGGAGTAGTGCAATGATTACCGGCGGAAATATGGTAGCAATAAGAAGAACCATTTCGATCTTATCAACTAGGTAAAATGGTACAATCATACCAGGTGCAATTCCAGGATAAATGGCATATACAAGACCCATACCAACTAGAACAATCAGTAATGGTGAGATCAAAGATTCCTTGGCACCAGTACCAGAGAAACCTTCAGCAAATATATGACCATATTCGATAGTAACAGCACCATTAGCACCAGCAGCACCAAGCTGAGTTCTGAGTGTGAAAGTGTAAGTGATGTTTTTAGTTTCAGTATTCTTAACAGTATACTTATAAGTACCATTAGTACCAGGAGGATCGACATAACCAGCTTTCTCAACCTTAGCCTTCTCATCACCCTGATATGTGATAGTAACCTGAGTCTGACTAGTAACCTTAGTAATTGTACAATCAGGAGCAGCATCTGTGCAGATACCATATGCTAGTGTCCAAACCACAGCTGCCACGAATGATATTATGATAGCTACCCAAATGTCAATAAAGACTAATATGAAGTCACTATCGTATTTTCTTCTGTTACCAAACATCAAAGTTGCCAAATAGTGTATGAATGAGGTTAGAGCTGGGAAACAGTTTTCACCAGCAATATAGATTGGAATATAATGATAGTTAGCAGCAAAGACCAATGGATTATTGATACCAAAAACAAATCCAGATACTGCAATAGTCCAATAAAAGGTTGTTAGGCGACCATGATCACCACCCGCCAAATATACaatcaataaaattacatagGTGAGAAAATTTAACCATTGAGCAATTATGGAAGGTATTATGATGGCACCGAACTTGAGTTTCTTTGAGTCGAGGTTGTTCCAGTTGCTGAAGTCGCTGGTGATGGCTAGTTTAACAGCTAGTTCGATTGCGTCAGCAATGATGAAACCTGGTAGACACCAGAGTTCCAAAGAACTTGCCATTCTCCTAACAAACACACTGAATAGATTCTCAGGCAGCTTGAACCTAATAAGTGCGTATGGAGCAGAACTATATGAAAGTCTAATGTTAAGCATCATAGACAGTCCGGCAAGTATATAGGCAGCTATGAGTAATGGACACTTACCAAAATCATCTTCAGCAGCCTTACATCCGTAACGACAATGAGCCATTTATTGCGATAACCAGAAGGAATTACTTTTTAGTAAAAGGATGGttttactatattacagaaatattaattaaaatcacagtatccatcaaaacaaacattaaactttatcatgtaatttgtaatatacaaattataataactatatagtgcataatttataaaagtaatgatattaaaaatgtttaagAGTGTAAAAACTCTAAGACCTTGTCAATGTACTGGTCAGTGTTAAGGTAGTCGTTTTCGGTGGCTTTAGGGTTCCTGGCCAGAGCAAGGTCCTTGGTCATGAAACCTGAGTCAATTGCGTCAACACATGACCTTTCGAGTTTTTGAGCAAATTGAACTAGTTCTAGATTTTGGTCAAGGTTACCTCTCCTCTCAAGAGCCTTGGCCCAAGCTACGATAATTGCCACAGGATTGGTGCTAGTAACAAGTccctaaaattaaatttaaatataattaagaattTTTATACCTTTTGGTATTGCCTGTAATGGCGAGTAACTGTGCCGTGAGCAGCCTCAGATAAAAAGCATTTGCCATCTGAAGAAAAGAGAACGGAAGACATTAAACCAAGTGAGCCGTAcctaattataattttataatgtataaattagtGTAAGTTGATAATGACAAACGCCTGTGCTACGATATCAGACTGAACATCGCCGTCGTAATTTTTACAGGCCCAGACAAAACCACCCTCTGACTTTAGAGCAAAGGCAACCATATCGTCAATTAACCTGTGCTGATATGTCAAACCCTTTTCCTCAAATTTGGTCTTGAATTCCTCATCATACACCTTCTGGAATAGATCCTTAAACCTCCCGTCGTAGTACTTGAGGATAGTGTTCTTAGAGGAAAAGTACAAAGGCATATTTTGGCTTAAGGCGTAGTTAAAAGATGCCCTGGCAAATCCTAAGATTGATTTGTCGAGGTTAAACATTCCAATGGCGACTCCAGACCCTTTAAAGTCATGAACCACTACACTCTTGGGTTCTCCACCTTCTGGAGTGAAACGAAGTTCCAACTTTCCAGGCTCTGATACCACAAAGTCCTGACAGTTGTACTGATCTCCAAAAGCATGCCTTCCTATCACTATTGGCTTCTTCCAACCTGGAACCAGCAATGGAACTGATTTTGTGATTATAGGAACCCTGAAAACAGTCCCGTCCAGAATATTCCTTATCGTTCCGTTGGGTGATTTGTACATTCGCTTCAAATTAAACtctaaacaaatttttaaagaaataatttaccCTTCACTCTAGCCTCGTCAGGTGTGATAGTTGCACACTTAACTCCAACTCCGTGCTTCTGAATTGCAGCTGCGGCATCCAAAGTAACCTAAAAACAGATTAACAACATTTAAATTGGtggaaatattaattttatacctTGTCGTCAGTAGAATCTCTGTGTTGTATTGATAAATCAAAGTACTTCAAATCCAAATCAACATGTGGAAGAATCAGCTGAAAACCAATTAATAAGATAACGATtaagtaataaaaatagataatctagtaaaaataaaaatagttaCTTTTTTCTTAACTTTATCCCACATGATTTTTGTCATTTCATCTCCGTCGATTTCGACGAttgaatttttaacaaCAATTTTGTTTTTGAGGTTCATATTGTTAGAAGCTAATGATGAAATGTGATTCTTTGAGGTTAAGTTTTGAAGATTGTTATGATGTACAGATAAATAGTTGAAAGCGTAGCCTAATGTAACAAATGACCTATGAAAGGATAGGAATCTGGCCCCAACTTTACAATGTTGTGACAAGAACATAGGTGTTTATGTAATAACAAAACCCTATAAACTATTTGGGTATTTTATCTGATTACTCTTAACATAAATTTGTACATGGGGTCGAgaaaaatgttatttaattaatctGGATAATTTAACATGGATATTTATGCTTATAAATGGTATTAAAATACGTTTTCATATCATTAAGTTGTTAAATACGTAAATCTGGgttaatttgtatataaataataaaatgaaaatttaataaaaattttgcttacacattaatcttattttaatcttccaataatattatagttagttaagtatataaaCGTTGTTTTATAACATTTCTAGTAACTTTTATTGAgttacaattttaatttcttattATCACCCAAGAATTCTTCAACGTATA
Coding sequences:
- a CDS encoding uncharacterized protein (Tap579b07.q1c.C.cand.15 - score = 33.72), translating into MMRFLQCSIVEKYRFCVFTGYRFLSNSTQKSVTDSTSGSNLTNLNIKDPLKVKKAKNVVKSKKDSVPEDFFKPVELSESQEKSVVLRKPIPKNFIKETLLPHLEHNVAYNCMKFPPDVVLQIGIAYSKLPHFIRQRSIEDALVEAFRFRMTDYSASDCIQLLNTCLTLQGLRCLTVYDDIVSRLEVPHIFNSINSLNRLGICSNISRILKHSQMITDPDHTNSENTGNNTNSNTESSENSVEKSVNVSDRNFVKINMYNDKYNVSLIRPWSYIVKGYRDKKIASLVERLLSFCEERILPQLEYDLKSFDSDELTDLLGVLAQKSERDGATLDFPVISILMGNIIRLYPTTSLLNSLSNLSSLCRLKIRHDKFLSLVLEDLRNPLKVTNIYHKHLSRCVWSLARFDLLNDILPDLMPHISRNVPKFEPSCFARLSQVSRFYTFKDEKTHKDFDNQLLKVTLFLLTKIDTFGPKELTFFITGLFCMRLLPDEQAFTTRTPTEIKPKFEKDERYLTKSNKSSNTLFVLSKVLESLRRLDSEFDLLEIERLISTTRSFDEYEYLLQMFPESWANIINPPEESS
- a CDS encoding Tpr-related protein family member, putative (Tap579b07.q1c.cand.133 - score = 26.83;~SMART 10 transmembrane domains at aa 21-40, 109-131, 143-165, 170-192, 205-227, 330-352, 365-387, 442-464, 483-505 and 515-537;~10 probable transmembrane helices predicted for TA10865 by TMHMM2.0 at aa 21-40, 109-131, 143-165, 170-192, 205-227, 330-352, 365-387, 442-464, 483-505 and 515-537;~Signal anchor predicted for TA10865 by SignalP 2.0 HMM (Signal peptide probability 0.013, signal anchor probability 0.666) with cleavage site probability 0.003 between residues 33 and 34), yielding MAHCRYGCKAAEDDFGKCPLLIAAYILAGLSMMLNIRLSYSSAPYALIRFKLPENLFSVFVRRMASSLELWCLPGFIIADAIELAVKLAITSDFSNWNNLDSKKLKFGAIIIPSIIAQWLNFLTYVILLIVYLAGGDHGRLTTFYWTIAVSGFVFGINNPLVFAANYHYIPIYIAGENCFPALTSFIHYLATLMFGNRRKYDSDFILVFIDIWVAIIISFVAAVVWTLAYGICTDAAPDCTITKVTSQTQVTITYQGDEKAKVEKAGYVDPPGTNGTYKYTVKNTETKNITYTFTLRTQLGAAGANGAVTIEYGHIFAEGFSGTGAKESLISPLLIVLVGMGLVYAIYPGIAPGMIVPFYLVDKIEMVLLIATIFPPVIIALLQRFAANWSPKTNYVWHGNDKTGLQGWLPYASTHVKDTGRSTEQKEVCNPVQEAQHLVHAYLWHFFDIVVPTMIILAYLFIYSLHYRDSKISRSIVNQPKMSTALTIIFYMCHEIALAVGFAGMVGNGAEYTVIAQMVGAFLMVFLALYSEGYLIEYKSHDPTHWPTEGMTKWNAFCYWCKRASKITNHNLRSLFRT
- a CDS encoding isocitrate dehydrogenase, putative (Tap579b07.q1c.cand.132 - score = 44.89;~SMART pfam:isodh (PF00180) at aa 65-453, E()=3.00e-81), producing the protein MFLSQHCKVGARFLSFHRSFVTLGYAFNYLSVHHNNLQNLTSKNHISSLASNNMNLKNKIVVKNSIVEIDGDEMTKIMWDKVKKKLILPHVDLDLKYFDLSIQHRDSTDDKVTLDAAAAIQKHGVGVKCATITPDEARVKEFNLKRMYKSPNGTIRNILDGTVFRVPIITKSVPLLVPGWKKPIVIGRHAFGDQYNCQDFVVSEPGKLELRFTPEGGEPKSVVVHDFKGSGVAIGMFNLDKSILGFARASFNYALSQNMPLYFSSKNTILKYYDGRFKDLFQKVYDEEFKTKFEEKGLTYQHRLIDDMVAFALKSEGGFVWACKNYDGDVQSDIVAQAYGSLGLMSSVLFSSDGKCFLSEAAHGTVTRHYRQYQKGLVTSTNPVAIIVAWAKALERRGNLDQNLELVQFAQKLERSCVDAIDSGFMTKDLALARNPKATENDYLNTDQYIDKVLEFLHS